A window of Candidatus Methylomirabilis lanthanidiphila contains these coding sequences:
- a CDS encoding ABC transporter: MSGPILCLDGITVSYDGMLVLDVPSLEVQEGETVAVIGPNGAGKSTLLRVLGLLERPSEGRVIFGGRPIQPYGNLLLDRRRMASVFQEPLLIDGTVETNVALGLRLRHIDSAEVSRRAQEIMVILGIGHLATRRARTLSGGEAQRVSLARALVLDPEVFLLDEPFAALDPPTREALLLDLKTILDKRRITTIFVTHDRNEALLLGHRVAVMMNGRVQQMEAPERVFAEPVNEEVARFVGIETILRGHVQSVSLGLAVVEVPGWTLEVAEPLIPGERVLVCLRPEEITLFPRGATPTTSSARNRLYGKVVRHLPSGSTYRVTIDCGILIVATVTRQSWEQLGLEDGAGVTAAFKATAPHVIRCA; this comes from the coding sequence GTGAGCGGGCCGATACTCTGCCTCGATGGAATCACCGTGTCATACGATGGCATGCTGGTCCTTGACGTACCGTCGCTTGAGGTCCAGGAGGGCGAGACCGTGGCGGTCATCGGGCCGAACGGGGCCGGCAAGTCAACGCTGCTTCGGGTCCTCGGACTGTTAGAGCGCCCCAGTGAAGGGCGGGTCATCTTCGGGGGTCGCCCGATTCAGCCGTATGGCAATCTGCTGCTCGATCGCCGCCGCATGGCCAGTGTCTTTCAGGAGCCGCTGCTGATTGATGGGACCGTCGAGACAAACGTCGCGCTCGGGCTCAGGCTGCGGCACATCGATTCGGCCGAGGTGAGCCGGCGTGCTCAGGAGATTATGGTTATCCTGGGCATCGGGCATTTGGCCACACGGCGGGCCCGGACGCTGTCCGGCGGCGAGGCGCAGCGGGTAAGCCTGGCGCGGGCCCTGGTCCTCGATCCGGAGGTCTTCCTGCTCGATGAGCCGTTCGCAGCCCTGGATCCTCCAACCCGCGAAGCGTTACTGCTCGACCTGAAGACGATTCTCGATAAGCGACGGATTACCACGATCTTCGTGACGCACGATCGAAACGAGGCGCTCCTGCTCGGTCATCGGGTCGCGGTGATGATGAACGGTCGAGTACAGCAGATGGAGGCGCCCGAGCGGGTCTTTGCCGAGCCTGTCAACGAAGAGGTCGCCCGATTCGTCGGCATCGAAACGATCCTCAGGGGCCATGTGCAGTCCGTTAGCCTGGGGCTTGCTGTTGTGGAGGTTCCGGGGTGGACCCTGGAAGTGGCGGAGCCATTGATACCGGGAGAGCGCGTATTGGTCTGCCTGAGACCGGAAGAGATCACGCTCTTCCCTCGCGGCGCAACCCCGACCACCTCGAGCGCGCGGAATCGGCTTTACGGCAAGGTCGTCCGCCACCTGCCGTCCGGTTCCACCTACCGGGTGACGATCGACTGTGGCATCCTGATCGTGGCGACGGTGACCCGGCAATCGTGGGAACAGCTTGGCCTGGAGGATGGGGCCGGGGTCACTGCTGCATTCAAGGCCACCGCTCCCCATGTTATCCGATGCGCCTGA
- a CDS encoding zinc-binding protein encodes MAFQDRSLTCVDCGQQFTFTAGEQEFYAQKGFMNEPKRCKGCKAVRKGGGGHGGPRQEYEVVCSACGQPTSVPFKPILDKPVFCKPCFVAKRAGG; translated from the coding sequence ATGGCATTCCAAGATAGGTCACTGACGTGTGTTGATTGTGGGCAGCAGTTTACCTTCACCGCAGGCGAGCAGGAGTTTTACGCCCAGAAAGGGTTCATGAATGAGCCGAAACGGTGTAAGGGCTGCAAGGCGGTGCGCAAAGGGGGAGGCGGCCATGGAGGCCCCCGCCAAGAGTACGAGGTCGTTTGCTCGGCCTGTGGCCAGCCGACCTCCGTTCCTTTCAAGCCGATCCTCGACAAACCGGTCTTCTGCAAGCCTTGCTTCGTAGCCAAGCGAGCCGGCGGGTAA
- the rapA_1 gene encoding RNA polymerase-associated protein RapA, with protein sequence MKLVRNIGSERVIDLIRPWLAPGHQLDMATPELSLFAFGELFKEALTLRQVRLLLPPAGTDLAVFGTSADRPLRNRLRSRWLAKRLAQWLRDKVDVRRALGPVPQGIFVLRDGNPTPQKVILGSIGFSTEGLGIAPGNPLSLIQASETAEEAALLSQWFDAQWTGLPADVGAKAAVIEAVEALASHREPLLVYALILYHLFRERGEQLDEDQVVKSATGIRNTVVWRKLFKFQRDGVVGAIDKLNRFGGCIIADSVGLGKTFEALAIIKYHELRNDRVLVLCPKRLRDNWTLYKANDRRNVLAPDRFNYDVLNHTDLSRDGGSSGDIDLAHVNWGNYDLVVIDESHNFRNKRTPQKGGETRYDRLMRRIIREGVKTRVLMLSATPVNNRMADLRNQIAFATEADDTALLDHGIASIDSTTRLAQKQFNRWLDLEDSERTPSRLIEMLGFDYFTLLDLLTIARSRKHIEKYYGIAETGRFPDRLKPINIKADVDRAGEFRSIRDINQEIRRLNLAAYAPLRYVLPHRQEAYDRKYSTEVKGGMGFFRQVDREESLIHLLRVNVLKRMESAVPSFALTVARQLRDVEATLARIEVQAEELEEIDIADVDIDDPAFESLLVGRKVKVLLRDVDLIRWKQDLVEDRNRLATLLAAASQVDAARDAKLAWLREVIERKCRQPINPGNRKVIVFTAFADTARYLYEQLAPWAKQTIALETALVTGTGSNQTTLPGLRKDLASILTAFAPRSKERPEELAGEGELDLLIATDCISEGQNLQDCDWLINYDIHWNPVRIIQRFGRIDRIGSPNERIQLVNFWPNIELEEYINLEQRVSGRMVLLDISATGEENLIEQQSGNQMNDLEYRRKQLLKLQDAVIDLEDLSTGVSIADLTLTDFRIDLAQYMKARPGLLESLPLGTCAVTTTTEAEAPPGILFCLRAEGDAVARTGETGYPLAPHYLVHVSDDGVVLLPYTQAKQILDRLKRLCLGRDLPDAGACARFDKATKEGEDMRRAQSLLAAVVASVVGKSEERAVASLFTPGGTHALKGEFAGINDFEVVAFLVVLPGEDV encoded by the coding sequence ATGAAGCTCGTTCGCAACATAGGCTCAGAGCGGGTCATTGACCTGATCCGCCCTTGGCTCGCGCCGGGTCATCAGCTCGACATGGCGACCCCAGAGCTGTCGCTGTTTGCCTTCGGCGAGCTCTTCAAGGAGGCATTGACGCTGCGGCAGGTGCGCCTTCTCTTGCCCCCCGCTGGCACCGATCTGGCGGTATTCGGGACGAGCGCTGATCGTCCTCTCCGCAATCGCCTCCGGTCCCGGTGGCTGGCCAAGCGCCTAGCTCAGTGGCTGCGAGACAAGGTCGACGTGCGCCGCGCCCTCGGGCCGGTGCCGCAAGGCATCTTCGTGCTGCGCGACGGAAACCCGACCCCGCAGAAGGTGATTCTCGGCTCGATCGGATTCAGCACCGAAGGGTTGGGCATCGCTCCGGGGAACCCGCTCAGCCTGATCCAAGCCTCGGAGACTGCGGAGGAAGCGGCCCTTCTCAGCCAGTGGTTCGATGCACAGTGGACCGGGCTCCCCGCGGATGTCGGCGCCAAGGCGGCCGTCATTGAGGCAGTCGAAGCCTTGGCCTCCCATCGCGAACCGCTTCTCGTCTACGCCCTTATCCTGTACCACCTGTTTCGTGAGCGGGGCGAGCAGCTCGACGAGGATCAGGTCGTCAAATCGGCAACCGGCATCCGAAATACGGTCGTGTGGAGGAAGCTCTTCAAGTTCCAACGCGACGGCGTCGTCGGCGCGATCGACAAGCTCAACCGCTTCGGCGGTTGCATCATCGCCGACAGCGTCGGCCTCGGGAAGACCTTTGAGGCGCTCGCGATCATCAAGTACCACGAGCTGCGCAACGACCGTGTGCTGGTGCTGTGTCCCAAGCGCCTTCGCGATAACTGGACGCTCTACAAGGCGAACGACCGCCGCAACGTCCTCGCGCCCGACCGTTTCAACTACGATGTCCTGAACCACACCGACCTGTCGCGTGACGGCGGTTCGTCCGGCGACATCGACCTGGCGCACGTCAACTGGGGCAACTACGATCTTGTCGTCATCGACGAGTCGCACAACTTCCGCAACAAGCGCACGCCCCAGAAGGGCGGCGAGACGCGCTACGACCGCCTGATGCGCAGGATCATCCGCGAGGGCGTCAAGACCCGGGTGCTGATGCTCTCGGCCACGCCGGTGAACAACCGGATGGCGGATCTGCGCAACCAGATCGCCTTTGCGACGGAAGCCGACGACACCGCGCTCCTCGATCACGGCATCGCGAGCATCGACAGCACCACCCGCCTAGCGCAGAAGCAGTTCAACCGCTGGCTCGATCTCGAAGACTCGGAGCGTACGCCCTCGCGGCTGATCGAGATGCTGGGCTTCGATTACTTCACGCTCCTCGATCTGCTGACCATCGCGCGCTCACGCAAACACATCGAGAAGTACTACGGCATCGCCGAGACAGGGCGCTTCCCCGACCGCCTGAAGCCGATCAACATCAAGGCCGACGTGGACCGGGCCGGCGAGTTCCGCTCGATCCGCGACATCAATCAGGAGATCCGGCGACTGAATCTCGCCGCCTACGCGCCGTTGCGCTACGTGCTGCCGCACAGGCAGGAGGCGTACGACAGGAAGTACAGCACCGAGGTCAAAGGCGGCATGGGATTCTTCCGTCAGGTGGACCGCGAGGAAAGCCTGATCCATCTGTTGCGCGTGAACGTGCTCAAACGCATGGAGAGCGCCGTGCCGTCCTTCGCCCTGACGGTTGCGCGCCAACTGCGGGACGTCGAGGCCACGCTGGCCCGCATCGAGGTGCAGGCCGAGGAGTTGGAGGAGATCGACATCGCCGATGTGGACATCGACGATCCCGCCTTCGAGAGCCTGCTCGTCGGCCGCAAGGTCAAAGTCCTGCTCCGGGATGTGGACCTCATCCGCTGGAAGCAGGACCTGGTCGAGGACCGCAACCGCCTGGCCACCCTCCTTGCCGCCGCCAGCCAGGTGGACGCCGCGCGCGACGCGAAGCTCGCGTGGCTGCGGGAGGTCATCGAGCGCAAGTGCAGGCAGCCGATTAACCCCGGCAACCGAAAGGTGATTGTCTTCACCGCGTTCGCCGACACCGCCCGCTACCTGTACGAGCAGCTCGCCCCCTGGGCCAAGCAGACGATTGCCCTCGAAACGGCGCTGGTGACGGGAACCGGGAGCAACCAGACCACCCTGCCGGGTCTACGCAAAGACCTCGCGTCGATCCTGACCGCGTTTGCGCCCCGATCGAAGGAGCGCCCGGAGGAACTAGCCGGCGAGGGCGAACTGGACCTGCTCATCGCCACCGACTGCATCTCCGAGGGCCAGAACCTCCAGGACTGCGACTGGCTCATCAACTACGACATCCACTGGAATCCGGTGCGCATCATCCAGCGCTTCGGCCGGATCGATCGCATCGGCTCCCCCAACGAGCGCATTCAGCTCGTCAACTTCTGGCCCAACATAGAGCTGGAGGAGTACATTAATCTGGAGCAGCGCGTAAGCGGCCGCATGGTGCTGCTCGATATTTCGGCCACGGGCGAGGAGAATCTGATCGAACAGCAGTCCGGCAACCAGATGAACGATCTGGAGTACCGGCGCAAGCAGCTCCTGAAGCTCCAGGACGCCGTGATCGATCTGGAAGACCTCTCCACCGGCGTGTCCATCGCGGACCTCACGCTTACCGACTTCCGTATCGATCTCGCGCAGTACATGAAGGCCCGTCCGGGTCTCCTGGAGAGCCTGCCGCTCGGGACCTGCGCGGTGACGACCACCACCGAGGCGGAGGCGCCCCCGGGGATCCTCTTTTGCCTGCGCGCCGAGGGCGACGCCGTTGCGCGGACGGGCGAGACCGGCTATCCGCTGGCGCCGCACTACCTCGTGCACGTCAGCGACGATGGCGTCGTGCTGCTCCCCTACACCCAGGCCAAGCAGATCCTCGACCGGCTGAAGCGGCTGTGCCTCGGCCGCGACCTGCCCGATGCGGGCGCGTGTGCCCGCTTCGACAAGGCCACGAAAGAGGGTGAGGACATGCGCCGCGCACAAAGCCTGCTCGCCGCCGTCGTCGCCTCGGTGGTCGGCAAGAGTGAGGAGCGGGCCGTGGCGAGTCTGTTTACGCCCGGCGGCACCCATGCGCTGAAGGGCGAGTTCGCCGGGATCAACGACTTCGAGGTCGTAGCCTTTCTCGTCGTCCTGCCGGGAGAGGACGTATGA
- a CDS encoding adenine specific DNA methylase Mod: MKKLTADDPESRSPDIVAENVAQLKALFPELVTEGPNGVSVNVDVLKQLVGDKTVTDADEKYGLNWHGKRRARQLALTPSTGTLRPGPEESVDWNTTQNLMIEGDNLEVLKLLQKSYAGKVKLIYIDQPYNTGKDFVYPDDYRDNIKNYLELTGQVDGGRKITSNTESSGRFHTNWLNMMYPRLRLARNLLKPDGAIFVSIADQEIQNLRIVMNELFGEENFVATVIWQKVFSPKNSARHFSEDHDYIVVYARSAEAWAPRLLPRTDEMEARYSNPDNDSRGPWTSGDLSARNYYGEGTYPVTCPSGRVIDGPPSGRYWVIAKGKFDELDRDGRIWWGADGNNMPRLKRFLSEVKAGRVPQTLWTYDEVGHTQEAKKELLARVEFPNSDVVFDTPKPTRLIRRILQLGTAPEGDDIVLDFFAGTGTTMDATFAQNAEDGGKRRCILVQLPEPLPGGEAAGLSTIADITKERLRRAGKKIREEIGGRSQETEVRRKELEGKKGKAKQAQGSLLAEAPVDPLLAPDSSLLTSDPSPDLGFRVFKLDSSNIRAWEPDRGNLDQSLLDAVEHLKTDRTEADILYELLLKLGLDLCVPIEKKEVRSEELEGSSHTVHAIGAGALMACLSERIPQADVERLGLAIVEWHTALAPAGDTTCVFRDSAFADDVAKTNLAAILEQHGIAKVRSI, from the coding sequence ATGAAGAAGCTGACCGCTGACGATCCCGAGAGCCGCTCCCCTGATATTGTTGCGGAGAACGTCGCGCAGTTGAAGGCCCTGTTTCCCGAACTCGTGACCGAAGGCCCGAACGGCGTGTCTGTGAACGTGGACGTGCTCAAGCAACTGGTGGGCGATAAGACCGTGACCGACGCCGACGAGAAGTACGGCCTCAACTGGCACGGCAAGCGCCGCGCGCGCCAGCTCGCGCTCACGCCGTCCACCGGCACGCTGCGCCCCGGCCCGGAGGAGAGCGTGGATTGGAACACCACGCAGAACCTGATGATCGAGGGCGACAACCTGGAGGTGCTCAAGCTGCTGCAGAAGAGCTATGCCGGGAAGGTGAAGCTTATCTACATCGACCAGCCATACAACACCGGCAAGGACTTCGTCTATCCCGACGACTATCGCGACAACATCAAAAACTACCTGGAGCTGACCGGGCAGGTGGACGGCGGGCGCAAGATCACCAGCAACACCGAGTCCAGCGGCCGGTTTCACACCAACTGGCTGAACATGATGTATCCGCGGTTGAGGCTGGCCAGGAATCTGTTGAAGCCAGATGGGGCCATTTTCGTCAGTATCGCCGACCAGGAGATACAGAACCTTCGGATCGTCATGAATGAACTGTTCGGTGAGGAGAACTTTGTCGCAACGGTGATCTGGCAGAAGGTGTTCTCGCCAAAGAACTCCGCGCGGCACTTCTCGGAAGACCACGACTACATCGTCGTGTATGCCCGAAGTGCGGAGGCATGGGCGCCAAGGCTGCTGCCGCGCACCGATGAGATGGAAGCCCGTTACTCGAATCCCGATAACGACTCGCGCGGTCCGTGGACATCCGGAGATCTTTCTGCGCGCAATTACTACGGAGAGGGCACCTATCCTGTGACGTGCCCTTCGGGTCGCGTGATCGACGGACCACCTTCTGGACGCTATTGGGTGATTGCCAAAGGCAAGTTCGACGAGTTGGACCGCGATGGCCGTATCTGGTGGGGTGCGGACGGCAACAACATGCCGCGGTTGAAGCGCTTCCTTTCCGAAGTAAAGGCGGGTCGCGTCCCCCAAACCCTTTGGACCTACGACGAGGTCGGTCACACCCAGGAGGCCAAGAAGGAGCTGCTGGCCAGGGTGGAGTTTCCGAACTCCGACGTCGTCTTCGACACACCCAAGCCCACGCGGCTCATCCGGCGCATCCTGCAGCTTGGCACTGCGCCGGAGGGGGACGACATTGTCCTCGACTTCTTCGCGGGTACCGGTACGACCATGGACGCCACCTTTGCCCAAAACGCCGAGGACGGGGGCAAACGCCGTTGCATCCTCGTGCAACTGCCCGAGCCCCTGCCCGGTGGGGAGGCCGCCGGGCTCTCAACCATCGCAGACATCACCAAGGAACGCCTGCGCCGCGCGGGGAAGAAGATTCGGGAGGAGATAGGAGGGAGAAGTCAGGAGACAGAAGTCAGGAGGAAGGAGTTAGAAGGGAAGAAGGGAAAGGCGAAGCAGGCGCAGGGCTCGTTGTTGGCCGAGGCGCCTGTCGATCCCCTTCTGGCTCCTGACTCCTCACTCCTTACTTCTGACCCCTCCCCCGACCTCGGCTTTCGCGTCTTCAAGCTCGACTCCAGCAACATCCGCGCGTGGGAGCCGGACCGCGGCAACCTCGATCAGTCGCTCCTCGACGCCGTCGAACACCTCAAGACCGACCGCACCGAGGCGGACATCCTATACGAGCTCCTGCTCAAGCTCGGGCTCGATCTGTGTGTGCCCATAGAGAAGAAAGAAGTCAGGAGCGAGGAGTTGGAAGGGAGTAGTCATACGGTTCATGCGATTGGGGCTGGGGCGTTGATGGCCTGCCTATCGGAACGGATTCCGCAGGCGGATGTGGAAAGGTTGGGGCTGGCAATCGTCGAATGGCACACGGCCCTCGCCCCGGCCGGCGACACGACCTGTGTTTTCCGCGACAGCGCCTTTGCCGACGATGTGGCCAAGACCAACTTGGCCGCAATCCTCGAGCAGCACGGCATCGCGAAGGTGAGGAGCATATGA
- the moaC gene encoding molybdenum cofactor biosynthesis protein MoaC, which yields MKRLTHVDRHGHARMVDISEKDETRREAVARGTITMQPETLRMIEKGRVPKGDVLAAARLAGLMAAKRVPDLIPLCHPLLLSSAEVEFTPVEKSGRLDIESRVKVTGRTGAEMEALTAVAMAALTVYDMCKAVDKEMVIGAIRLIGKTGGKSGVYRRPGENGSGV from the coding sequence ATGAAGCGGCTGACTCACGTCGACCGACATGGCCATGCCCGCATGGTCGATATCAGTGAGAAAGACGAAACCAGGCGGGAAGCCGTGGCCAGAGGCACCATCACCATGCAGCCAGAGACCCTTCGCATGATCGAGAAAGGGAGGGTCCCGAAGGGCGATGTCCTGGCGGCCGCCAGGCTCGCCGGGCTCATGGCGGCCAAAAGGGTGCCCGACCTCATTCCACTCTGTCATCCTCTCCTCCTCTCCAGCGCCGAAGTCGAGTTTACGCCGGTCGAGAAATCAGGACGTCTGGATATCGAATCACGGGTCAAGGTCACGGGACGAACCGGGGCAGAAATGGAGGCCCTGACGGCCGTGGCGATGGCAGCCCTGACCGTCTACGACATGTGCAAGGCGGTGGATAAGGAGATGGTGATCGGCGCAATCCGCCTGATCGGGAAGACAGGGGGAAAGAGCGGAGTGTATCGCCGGCCTGGCGAGAACGGATCCGGAGTCTGA
- the corA gene encoding Magnesium transport protein CorA produces the protein MTDHAAACLIGEHNGFRWYHVDDPRGPALDELAAEFGLHELAVEDCRNQRQRAKLEEYDGHLFVIFNSIHFDPEQEQCWFREIDFFIGKDFLISVREGPTLSRTVAAVLPGFHADPAMAHPGRLLRAMLDFMVDQYLPVLDTVEDRIEEIEEQILENPSPRLLADIFALRRALIDFRRVALAGREVINHLLSRAEPWLQSQQPYFRNIYDHIVRALDFAETYRDILTGVLDVHLSATANRTNDIMKRLTAWATVAIPFLLITGFFGMNFPNLPWLDSSLGWVYASAAMLAVGVAIGAYFKYRDWF, from the coding sequence ATGACCGATCATGCCGCCGCCTGCCTGATCGGGGAGCACAACGGCTTTCGCTGGTATCACGTGGACGACCCGAGGGGTCCGGCGCTCGACGAACTGGCCGCAGAGTTCGGCCTGCACGAGCTGGCGGTCGAGGATTGCCGCAATCAGCGCCAGCGCGCCAAGCTCGAAGAGTACGACGGCCACCTGTTCGTAATCTTTAACTCCATTCACTTCGACCCGGAACAAGAGCAGTGCTGGTTCCGCGAGATCGATTTCTTTATCGGTAAGGATTTTCTGATCAGTGTCCGCGAAGGTCCGACACTCAGCCGCACCGTGGCGGCGGTGTTGCCGGGCTTTCATGCCGACCCTGCGATGGCCCATCCTGGCCGCCTGCTGCGGGCCATGCTCGACTTCATGGTGGACCAGTACCTGCCCGTGCTCGACACCGTGGAGGACCGCATCGAGGAGATCGAGGAGCAGATCCTCGAGAATCCCAGCCCCCGGCTGCTCGCCGATATCTTTGCGCTGCGCCGCGCGTTGATCGATTTCCGCCGCGTGGCCTTGGCCGGCCGCGAGGTCATCAATCACCTGTTGAGCCGCGCCGAGCCCTGGCTCCAGTCGCAACAGCCGTATTTCCGCAACATCTACGACCACATCGTCCGCGCGCTTGATTTCGCGGAGACCTATCGCGACATCCTCACCGGCGTGCTCGACGTCCACCTCTCCGCCACCGCCAATCGCACCAACGACATCATGAAGCGCCTGACCGCCTGGGCGACGGTGGCCATTCCGTTCCTGCTGATTACCGGCTTCTTCGGCATGAACTTCCCCAACCTGCCATGGCTCGATAGCTCGCTTGGCTGGGTGTATGCGTCAGCGGCGATGCTCGCCGTGGGCGTTGCGATCGGCGCCTATTTTAAGTACCGCGACTGGTTCTGA
- a CDS encoding histone deacetylase/AcuC/AphA family protein, giving the protein MHTALTMSSGLRTAFIYSPRFLEFDYGPGHPLRNERLGLTYDLISACELWSLPSTCSVEPEPATDDELLVFLKPDYLKMLKMADAGHAPVEAFRYGLGTPDNPILPGIYRWSALVAGASLRAMRLVESGEVARAFNISGGLHHAGPGRASGFCYINDAALIIADLCRRGHRVAYVDIDAHHGDGVQWAFYDTNQVLTLSIHESGNTLFPGTGFVGEIGEGKGEGYAVNIPLPPSADDEIFLWCFDEVIPPLVDAFHPDILVTQLGIDAHLTDPLSHVGISLGAFVHAVRRLKDLCSRWVALGGGGYDQRNVARAWTAAWAVMNDCELPASLPQSFLDRHKEIEWGDTSFIDAPAIIEGTEKARAWEEARDTVECLRRSAFPRHGI; this is encoded by the coding sequence GTGCATACGGCACTGACGATGTCTTCAGGACTGAGGACAGCATTTATTTACTCCCCGCGGTTCTTGGAGTTCGACTACGGACCGGGGCATCCCCTGCGCAATGAGCGGCTCGGGCTCACCTACGATCTGATCAGCGCCTGCGAGTTGTGGTCCCTGCCTTCAACCTGCTCTGTCGAACCTGAACCCGCCACCGACGACGAACTGTTGGTGTTTCTGAAGCCCGACTACCTCAAGATGCTGAAGATGGCCGATGCCGGTCACGCTCCCGTGGAAGCGTTCCGGTACGGTCTCGGCACCCCCGACAACCCGATCCTGCCGGGGATCTATCGGTGGTCGGCGCTGGTGGCCGGCGCCTCGCTGCGCGCCATGCGCCTGGTGGAATCGGGCGAGGTGGCGCGCGCGTTCAACATCTCCGGGGGCCTCCACCACGCCGGACCGGGAAGGGCCTCGGGGTTTTGCTACATCAATGATGCGGCGCTGATCATCGCCGACCTGTGCCGCCGCGGGCATCGAGTCGCCTATGTGGACATCGATGCGCACCATGGCGATGGTGTCCAGTGGGCATTTTACGATACGAATCAGGTCTTGACGCTGTCAATTCACGAGAGCGGCAACACACTGTTTCCCGGTACCGGATTTGTTGGGGAAATCGGTGAAGGAAAGGGGGAGGGGTACGCAGTCAATATTCCCCTGCCGCCCTCGGCGGACGACGAGATCTTTCTCTGGTGTTTCGATGAAGTAATCCCTCCGCTCGTGGACGCCTTTCACCCTGATATCCTGGTCACCCAGCTTGGGATCGACGCGCACCTGACCGATCCTCTCTCTCACGTTGGAATCAGCCTCGGGGCGTTCGTCCATGCGGTCCGGCGCCTCAAAGATCTCTGCAGTCGATGGGTCGCGCTCGGCGGAGGCGGATATGACCAGCGGAACGTCGCTCGCGCCTGGACGGCGGCCTGGGCCGTCATGAACGATTGTGAGCTACCGGCCTCACTTCCACAATCGTTCCTGGATCGGCACAAGGAGATCGAGTGGGGCGACACCAGCTTTATAGACGCTCCTGCTATCATCGAGGGGACGGAGAAGGCGCGCGCCTGGGAGGAGGCCAGGGATACGGTGGAATGTCTCAGGCGGTCGGCGTTTCCGCGGCACGGCATCTGA